The following are from one region of the Anabas testudineus chromosome 2, fAnaTes1.2, whole genome shotgun sequence genome:
- the ndufb4 gene encoding NADH dehydrogenase [ubiquinone] 1 beta subcomplex subunit 4: protein MADYQEAPLASRPKTLDPNEYFNLSPEQRRIEEQRAGIRANLKRQYLTQLNNPHRKELIEDPALTRWVFARANPYSHFRPSFKTSLLGAMFGVVPLFTLYFIFKTDRDRKEEKIKAGTLERKFSLSY from the exons ATGGCGGATTATCAAGAAGCGCCCTTGGCCAGTCGGCCAAAAACATTGGATCCAAATGAATATTTCAACCTTTCTCCGGAGCAGAGGCGTATTGAAGAACAGCGGGCTGGAATACGAGCCAATTTGAAGCGACAGTATCTGACGCAACTCAATAACCCGCACAGAAAAGAGCTCATT GAAGACCCTGCCCTGACACGCTGGGTGTTTGCACGCGCCAACCCCTACTCACACTTCAGGCCCTCATTCAAGACATCTCTGTTGGGTGCCATGTTTGGAGTTGTTCCACTCTTTACCCTCTACTTCATCTTCAAGACAGACAGG GataggaaggaggagaagattAAGGCTGGAACCCTCGAGCGCAAGTTCAGTTTATCATATTGA
- the si:dkey-12l12.1 gene encoding uncharacterized protein si:dkey-12l12.1 yields MGFTIWLCVLCLQASLLSHALDCSGVTQGELCVSGQTADGQYDDQKQQRALPSSEGLGLFRRKRQLERRGPTHLSHSSIPGAVSVKGFPNTLIQADRSRRHLTPAAIKKRNRVGSYSLLSNDKKTTPLQVTRVKRQAKPMSPKRDSSRSGAFSVLGDPLNDGRTDPK; encoded by the exons ATGGGGTTTACTATCtggctgtgtgtgctgtgcctGCAGGCGAGCCTGCTGTCACACGCCCTGGACTGCTCAGGAGTGACTCAGGGAGAGCTGTGTGTCAGCGGCCAGACCGCAGACGGACAG TACGATgatcagaagcagcagagagcgCTACCCTCATCTGAAGGACTG GGTTTGTTCAGACGTAAGAGACAGTTGGAGCGGAGGGGTCCCACCCACCTCAGTCACTCCAGCATACCCGGGGCTGTCTCTGTCAAAGGCTTCCCTAACACTCTCATCCAG GCTGATAGGTCTAGGAGACACTTGACTCCAGCTGCGATTAAGAAAAGGAACCGCGTCGGCTCCTACTCTCTCCTTAGCAACGACAAGAAAACCACCCCCCTACAG GTAACCAGAGTGAAGAGACAAGCGAAGCCAATGTCCCCCAAGAGGGACTCAAGTCGTTCTGGTGCTTTCTCTGTTCTG GGAGATCCACTGAATGATGGAAGAACAGAcccaaaataa
- the hgd gene encoding homogentisate 1,2-dioxygenase, with protein MAGLKYMSGFGNEFSSEDPRCPGALPEGQNTPQVCPYGLYAEQLSGSAFTCPRPANKRSWLYRILPSVKHKPFTLVPCGNLTENWNEVEPDPNQLRWLPFTVPKSTEKKVDFVAGLHTICGAGDTKSRNGIAIHVYTCNSSMIDRCFNNSDGDFLIVPQQGEILITTEFGKMKVEPNEICVIQQGMRFSVDVFGETRGYILEVYGSHFELPDLGPIGANGLANPRDFLCPVAWYEDRKVATGYTIINKYQGKLFACQQDFSPFNVVAWHGNYTPYKYNLKNFMVINCVAFDHADPSIFTVLTAKTTRPGVAIADFVIFPPRWGVADHTFRPPYYHRNCMSEFMGLIHGHYEAKEEGFQPGGASLHSIMTPHGPDADCFEKNTTAELKPERVAEGTMAFMFESSFSMAVTKWGLQTCQKLDKSYYQCWEPLCSHFNPNWKPSKK; from the exons ATGGCTGGACTCAAG TACATGAGTGGTTTTGGAAATGAGTTCTCGTCTGAAGACCCTCGCTGCCCAGGAGCTTTGCCTGAGGGACAG AACACCCCTCAGGTCTGTCCCTACGGCCTCTATGCTGAGCAACTCTCTGGATCTGCTTTCACCTGCCCGCGCCCAGCCAATAAAAGGAG ctgGTTGTATCGCATCCTGCCCTCTGTCAAACATAAGCCTTTTACCCTCGTACCATGTGGGAATCTAACAGAGAACTGGAATGAAGTGGAGCCTGACCCTAACCAG CTGCGATGGCTGCCATTCACCGTTCCCAAATCCACAGAGAAGAAAGTGGACTTTGTGGCT GGTCTACATACCATCTGTGGTGCCGGGGACACCAAATCCCGCAACGGTATTGCCATCCATGTGTACACCTGCAACAGCTCCATGATTGACAg GTGCTTCAACAACTCCGATGGAGACTTTCTGATTG TCCCCCAGCAGGGAGAGATCTTGATCACCACAGAGTTTGGGAAGATGAAGGTCGAGCCGAATGAGATCTGTGTCATCCAG cAAGGGATGCGCTtcagtgttgatgtgtttgGAGAAACCAGAGGTTATATACTGGAGGTGTATGGATCCCATTTTGAACTTCCTGACCTGGGGCCCAtag GAGCCAACGGTCTTGCCAACCCCAGAGATTTCTTGTGTCCAGTTGCTTGGTATGAGGATCGCAAAGTGGCCACGGGTTACACCATCATCAACAAAtaccaaggaaaactcttcgCCTGCCAACAG GATTTTTCTCCATTCAATGTGGTTGCCTGGCACGGGAACTACACACCTTACAAATACAACCTGAAGAACTTCATGGTTATCAACTGTGTGGCCTTCGATCATGCG GATCCATCTATCTTTACTGTGTTGACTGCCAAAACCACTCGACCAGGTGTAGCCATTGCTGATTTTGTCATCTTTCCCCCACGTTGGGGAGTGGCCGATCACACCTTCCGTCCACCGTATTATCACC GGAACTGCATGAGTGAATTCATGGGTTTGATCCATGGCCACTATGAGGCCAAAGAAGAAGGTTTCCAGCCAGGAGGGGCCAGTCTCCACAGCATTATGACCCCACATGGACCGGACGCCGACTGCTTTGAAAAGAACACCACTGCTGAGCTCAAACCTGAGAGGGTGGCTGAAGGAaccatg GCTTTCATGTTTGAGTCATCCTTCAGTATGGCTGTGACCAAATGGGGTTTGCAAACATGTCAGAAGCTTGACAAGAGCTACTACCAGTGCTGGGAACCTCTCTGCAGTCACTTTAACCCCAACTGGAAGCCCAGCAAAAAGTAG